A genomic window from Luteolibacter sp. LG18 includes:
- a CDS encoding ThuA domain-containing protein, with translation MLITRNLVASFLGASLAFSASAGAAEQAKPLKILLITGGCCHSYSTQKDILKKGIEERINATVEQIHVDDKSTKPPLPLYGNPDYAKGFDLVIHDECSADISDLETIKGVLKPHTEGTPGVVLHCAMHSYRQKDFSKPVTTSEDRTIWFDFLGLQSTGHGQQKPIDITFLPDAKSPITAGMANWTTGNEELYNNITVLPTATKLATGKQGNDEKMVVWTNLYSDKKVRVFGTTLGHNDATVQDPKYLDLIAKGVLWATNKIDANGRPVPGYGRVSK, from the coding sequence ATGCTCATTACCCGCAATCTCGTCGCGTCCTTCCTGGGCGCTTCCCTCGCATTCTCCGCCTCGGCCGGTGCCGCCGAACAGGCGAAGCCGCTGAAAATCCTGCTCATCACCGGCGGCTGCTGCCACAGCTACTCCACCCAGAAGGACATCCTGAAGAAGGGCATCGAAGAGCGCATCAACGCCACCGTGGAGCAGATCCACGTGGACGACAAGAGCACCAAGCCGCCGCTTCCGCTCTACGGCAACCCGGATTACGCGAAGGGTTTCGACCTCGTCATCCACGATGAGTGCTCCGCCGACATCAGCGATCTGGAAACCATCAAGGGCGTGCTGAAGCCGCACACCGAAGGCACTCCGGGCGTGGTGCTGCACTGCGCGATGCACAGCTATCGCCAGAAGGATTTCTCGAAGCCGGTGACCACCTCCGAGGACCGTACGATCTGGTTCGACTTCCTCGGCCTCCAGTCCACCGGTCACGGCCAGCAGAAGCCGATCGACATCACGTTCCTGCCGGACGCGAAGAGCCCGATCACCGCGGGCATGGCCAATTGGACCACCGGCAACGAAGAACTCTACAACAACATCACCGTCCTCCCGACCGCCACCAAGCTCGCCACCGGCAAGCAAGGCAATGACGAGAAGATGGTGGTCTGGACGAACCTCTACAGCGACAAGAAGGTCCGCGTGTTCGGCACCACCCTCGGCCACAACGACGCCACGGTGCAGGATCCGAAGTACCTCGACCTGATCGCCAAGGGCGTGCTGTGGGCGACGAACAAGATCGACGCCAACGGCCGCCCGGTCCCCGGCTACGGCCGCGTGAGCAAGTAA
- the modB gene encoding molybdate ABC transporter permease subunit, translating to MTSADGQLILFTLGTAGLAVIGSLPAGLAVGWWLARKDWPGKSWVETFLTLPLVMPPVATGLILLKLFGRRGPLGGWLEKTCGIPIVFTWKAVVIALAVMSFPLLVRCIRTAFEEIPRHLEEAAATLSKTPWQVFYRVSIPLARRGILGGIVLAFARALGEFGATVMVAGLIPGVTETLPLAIYRSFQTGDDSRAWLLAGISALIAFLAVWISNRLTRTRGLI from the coding sequence ATGACCTCCGCCGATGGCCAACTGATCCTCTTCACGCTCGGCACCGCCGGGCTGGCGGTGATCGGGTCGCTGCCGGCGGGGCTGGCGGTCGGCTGGTGGCTGGCACGGAAGGACTGGCCCGGCAAATCTTGGGTCGAGACCTTCCTCACCTTACCGCTGGTGATGCCTCCCGTAGCCACCGGCCTGATCCTGCTGAAACTCTTCGGGCGGCGCGGCCCGCTCGGCGGCTGGTTGGAGAAAACCTGCGGCATTCCCATCGTGTTCACGTGGAAGGCGGTGGTGATCGCCCTCGCGGTGATGTCCTTCCCCCTTCTGGTCCGCTGCATCCGCACCGCCTTCGAGGAAATCCCGCGCCATCTGGAGGAAGCCGCCGCCACGCTGAGCAAAACCCCGTGGCAGGTGTTCTACCGGGTCAGCATCCCCCTCGCCCGCCGCGGGATCCTCGGCGGGATCGTGCTGGCGTTCGCCCGGGCCTTGGGGGAATTCGGGGCCACGGTCATGGTCGCGGGCTTGATTCCCGGGGTGACGGAAACTCTGCCGCTGGCCATCTACCGCAGTTTCCAGACCGGGGACGACTCCCGCGCCTGGCTGCTGGCGGGGATTTCCGCCCTGATCGCCTTCCTCGCGGTATGGATCTCCAATCGCCTCACCCGCACCCGCGGATTGATCTGA
- a CDS encoding alpha/beta hydrolase, which produces MLDLYLPEKRKDDKPLPLVIFIHGGAWRAGDKSEGAKLLPGLVAGGDYAAASVAYRFTDQQPWPAQIHDCKAAVRYLRAHAKEHGLDPDRFAATGVSAGGHLALLIGLDGDTRTLEGDLGHEPTVSSKVSCVANWFGPVQLETMTWQGKMFKGADAIDPQDQLFPPGKDRLTLQRQASPATYITAGDPPVFTAHGTKDPLVPFAQAELLDERLKKAGVSSYLEKIEGGGHGFASEELNKRLAAFLGRFLRGATEEIPVTPIPVK; this is translated from the coding sequence ATGCTGGACCTTTACCTTCCGGAGAAGCGTAAGGACGACAAACCGCTGCCGCTGGTGATCTTCATCCACGGCGGGGCGTGGCGGGCCGGGGACAAGTCGGAGGGGGCGAAACTGCTGCCGGGGCTGGTGGCGGGCGGTGACTATGCCGCGGCCTCGGTCGCCTACCGTTTTACCGACCAGCAGCCGTGGCCGGCGCAGATCCACGATTGCAAGGCGGCGGTGCGTTACCTGCGCGCGCATGCGAAGGAGCATGGGCTGGATCCGGACCGTTTCGCGGCGACGGGTGTTTCCGCGGGCGGGCACCTGGCGCTGTTGATCGGATTGGATGGCGATACCCGCACGCTCGAGGGGGATCTCGGACACGAGCCCACGGTGAGCAGCAAGGTGAGTTGCGTGGCGAATTGGTTCGGGCCGGTGCAATTGGAGACGATGACGTGGCAGGGCAAGATGTTCAAAGGGGCGGACGCGATCGACCCGCAGGACCAGCTTTTCCCGCCGGGCAAGGACCGGTTGACGCTCCAGCGCCAGGCTTCTCCGGCGACCTACATCACGGCGGGCGATCCGCCGGTGTTCACGGCCCATGGGACGAAGGACCCGCTGGTGCCGTTCGCGCAGGCGGAGTTGTTGGACGAGCGGCTGAAGAAGGCCGGGGTGAGCTCGTATCTGGAAAAAATCGAGGGCGGCGGGCATGGCTTCGCGAGCGAAGAGCTGAACAAACGGTTGGCGGCCTTCCTCGGGCGTTTCCTGCGGGGCGCGACGGAGGAGATCCCGGTGACCCCGATTCCGGTGAAGTGA
- a CDS encoding alpha/beta hydrolase-fold protein, with translation MKKHSLFLATSLLACLSPLHAQEPDSKQIENRIGKAELKPDDKPAFPAPPAGFNKRRDGIPHGKTELISYESKSVGTTRKMTVYTPPGYSKNTRYPVLYLLHGIGGDETEWPRLASPDAILDNLIADKKAVPMILVMPNGRAQKNDRAEGDVFRQAPAFGEFDKDLFGSIIPHIEKNYSVATDRDHRALAGLSMGGGQTLNFGLTHPEIFAWIGGFSSAPNTKPPRELLPDAKKDAGKFSLIFLSCGNKDGLISISRPFHEYLKESNVPHIWHVDDHGHDGAHWAASLHHFAQLVFKS, from the coding sequence ATGAAAAAACACTCCCTCTTTCTCGCCACCAGTCTCTTGGCATGCCTTTCTCCGCTCCACGCCCAGGAACCGGATTCGAAGCAAATCGAAAACCGCATCGGCAAGGCGGAGCTGAAACCCGACGACAAACCCGCCTTCCCCGCTCCGCCCGCAGGCTTCAACAAGCGCCGCGACGGCATCCCGCATGGCAAAACTGAACTCATTTCCTACGAGTCAAAATCCGTCGGCACCACGCGAAAAATGACCGTCTACACGCCACCCGGCTACAGCAAGAACACCCGCTATCCGGTGCTCTACCTGCTCCACGGCATCGGCGGCGATGAAACCGAATGGCCGCGGCTCGCCTCCCCGGACGCGATCCTCGACAATCTGATTGCGGACAAAAAGGCCGTGCCGATGATCCTCGTGATGCCGAATGGCCGCGCGCAGAAGAACGACCGCGCGGAGGGCGACGTCTTCCGCCAGGCCCCCGCCTTCGGCGAGTTCGACAAGGATCTCTTCGGCAGCATCATCCCCCATATCGAGAAGAACTACAGCGTCGCCACGGACCGCGACCACCGCGCGCTGGCGGGTCTTTCGATGGGCGGCGGCCAGACCCTGAACTTCGGCCTTACCCACCCCGAGATCTTCGCTTGGATCGGCGGCTTCTCCTCCGCCCCGAACACCAAGCCTCCCCGCGAACTACTGCCGGACGCGAAGAAGGATGCCGGGAAGTTCTCCCTCATCTTCCTCTCCTGCGGCAACAAGGACGGCCTCATCTCGATCAGCCGCCCCTTCCACGAGTATCTAAAGGAAAGCAACGTGCCCCACATCTGGCACGTGGACGACCACGGCCACGACGGTGCCCACTGGGCCGCCTCCCTGCATCACTTCGCCCAGCTCGTCTTCAAGAGTTGA
- a CDS encoding SGNH/GDSL hydrolase family protein, which yields MRPLLLAIIALTAPAVSTGAEANPSGFALQDGDTVAFLGDSITAARNYSKIVEDYTLMRFPERKIRFLNVARGGETAQAALERLQNAVLDQHVTVLTVAYGINDIGWGTKADSEHEAAYLDGLDKIITRCQEKGIRVFICSAAITSIPPDEAEKGFLQQMCDKGLALAKERHAGTIDLMRPMREVQRRVIAANANEKDPAKHTLLHTPDGVHLNDLGQMAMAWAMLKGLGAPADSSSAMMDARLGMVVRQEACKIGNVAMAPDSFKFTRLDDRLPFNLSPLWVLMGWHIPLSEDLNRYQLTIAGLSPGTYEITADGRGIGKWNEQQLAKGINIASASAVPGEPGGPWQIQGQLTAALTNVRDELEAISASESSLLPKDSGKEELIARTRAIEGEIVALQRDMARPVPVAFEVKKTAAKE from the coding sequence ATGCGACCCCTTCTCCTTGCCATCATCGCGCTGACAGCGCCCGCGGTTTCCACGGGAGCGGAAGCGAATCCATCCGGCTTCGCCCTCCAGGACGGCGATACCGTGGCCTTCCTGGGCGATAGCATCACCGCGGCCCGGAACTACTCGAAGATCGTCGAGGACTACACGCTGATGCGTTTTCCGGAGCGGAAGATCCGGTTCCTCAATGTGGCCAGAGGCGGAGAAACCGCCCAAGCAGCCCTCGAGCGGCTCCAGAACGCCGTGCTCGACCAGCACGTGACCGTCCTCACCGTCGCCTACGGCATCAATGACATCGGATGGGGCACCAAGGCCGATTCTGAACACGAGGCCGCCTATCTCGATGGCCTCGATAAGATCATCACCCGCTGCCAGGAAAAAGGCATCCGCGTCTTCATCTGCTCCGCCGCCATCACCTCCATCCCGCCGGACGAGGCGGAGAAAGGATTTCTCCAGCAAATGTGCGACAAAGGGCTGGCCCTCGCCAAGGAGCGGCACGCCGGGACCATCGATCTCATGCGCCCCATGCGCGAGGTCCAGCGGCGGGTGATCGCGGCGAATGCCAACGAAAAAGACCCCGCCAAACACACGCTGCTCCACACCCCGGACGGCGTGCATCTGAACGACCTCGGCCAAATGGCGATGGCCTGGGCCATGCTCAAGGGCCTCGGAGCACCCGCCGATTCATCATCCGCCATGATGGATGCGCGTCTCGGCATGGTCGTACGCCAAGAGGCTTGCAAGATCGGCAATGTCGCCATGGCTCCGGACAGCTTCAAATTCACCCGCCTCGATGACCGGTTGCCCTTCAATCTCTCTCCGCTCTGGGTGCTGATGGGCTGGCACATCCCGCTCTCCGAGGATCTCAACCGCTACCAGCTCACGATCGCCGGCCTTTCCCCCGGCACTTATGAAATCACCGCCGATGGTCGCGGCATCGGCAAGTGGAACGAGCAGCAATTGGCCAAGGGCATCAATATCGCCAGCGCCAGCGCGGTGCCCGGCGAACCCGGTGGCCCGTGGCAGATCCAGGGCCAGCTCACCGCCGCGCTGACAAACGTGCGTGATGAACTCGAAGCCATTTCAGCCTCCGAATCCTCGCTGCTCCCGAAGGATTCCGGCAAGGAGGAGCTCATCGCCCGGACCCGGGCAATCGAAGGCGAGATCGTGGCGCTCCAGCGGGACATGGCCCGCCCGGTGCCGGTGGCGTTCGAAGTGAAAAAGACGGCGGCCAAAGAGTAA
- a CDS encoding HAD family hydrolase: MLKAIVFDLDNCLAAADEPGRALLDPLFEAIRRTNHGRFSEGELAAIEFDCWRQPLDHVFEKHGFPEEMRAAAWEANQAIRVTVPMTGYGDLHLLAELPVPLFLVTAGFEGLQRSKVAALGLDRYFKEIHIDAVDLPGRIGKKGLFEEILRRHGIAPLEALVVGDNADSEIAAGNALGIPTVQTLRPAVPRTDTARHHVDGLAELLALVGKPFLA, from the coding sequence ATGCTGAAAGCGATCGTCTTCGACCTCGACAATTGCCTGGCCGCCGCCGATGAGCCGGGGCGGGCGCTGCTTGACCCCTTGTTCGAGGCGATCCGGCGGACGAACCACGGGCGTTTTTCCGAGGGAGAGCTGGCGGCCATCGAGTTCGATTGCTGGAGGCAGCCGTTGGATCACGTGTTCGAGAAGCATGGCTTTCCCGAGGAGATGCGGGCCGCGGCGTGGGAGGCGAACCAGGCGATCCGGGTGACGGTGCCGATGACGGGCTACGGTGACCTGCACCTGCTGGCGGAGCTTCCTGTGCCGCTGTTTCTGGTGACGGCGGGGTTCGAGGGGTTGCAGCGCAGCAAGGTGGCTGCTCTTGGGCTGGACCGCTACTTCAAGGAGATCCACATCGACGCGGTGGACCTGCCGGGGAGGATCGGGAAGAAGGGGCTGTTCGAGGAGATCCTGCGCCGCCACGGCATCGCGCCGCTGGAGGCGCTGGTGGTGGGGGACAACGCGGATTCCGAAATCGCGGCCGGGAACGCGCTGGGGATTCCCACGGTGCAGACGCTGCGGCCCGCCGTGCCGCGCACGGACACGGCGCGGCATCACGTGGACGGGCTGGCGGAGTTGCTGGCGTTGGTCGGGAAGCCCTTCCTCGCCTGA
- a CDS encoding SPFH domain-containing protein, which translates to MIAGLLFSIGIGFATLFAIAIIIYLGFGVRYIPHRRVGIIEKMWSASGALSEGRIIAVKGEAGFQAKVLRGGLYVGYPFWKYNIHKVPLVTVAEGRIGYVYARDGSPLPPSQTLGRIADCNGFQDAVAFLENGGQRGRQRGILREGVYAINTAVFMVITETGVHTGPISAEENRMAQHWLEELQRQNGFVPVIVGDPTNSKGTPPLPGGGLSESDNIGVITVHDGPTLEAGEVIAPEVRDPQGSSGHNYFQDPETFLALGGRRGKQLQVLTDGTYFINRWFATVELKPKTLIPIGYVGVVIGYFGGSGDDVTGSNFRYGEQVETGRRGVWKQALTPGKYALNPYALKVELVPTVNFVLRWISGQTENHKYDEHLSSIPLITADGYEPLLPLSLVLHIDYQKAPRVVQRFGDVNRLISQTLDPILTAYFRDVAQSSNMLELLTHREEIQRRATEELGRRFESYDINCVAVLIGRPESARAHDGKDPIDSLFDQLRQRRLAEEQKETFAKQQEAAAQLRELNEAQAVAARQTHLTETQIEIQVAANRGSAQLAEAERIAKREIALAEGQARVAELNGHGEALRIRQVAEAEASRIAQIGEAEAEVSRQKVSAFGDNRLYALNLVATELADSKQPLVPEKLVMLGGGGEGGQPGAQAGVFQAMMQLLTAWETLKEEQPPEEETPAVAAEVTEVKTEAA; encoded by the coding sequence ATGATAGCTGGCCTATTGTTCAGCATTGGAATCGGGTTCGCGACTTTGTTCGCGATCGCCATCATCATCTACCTCGGCTTCGGGGTGCGCTACATTCCTCACCGCCGCGTGGGCATCATCGAAAAGATGTGGTCCGCCAGCGGTGCACTCAGCGAGGGCCGCATCATCGCCGTGAAGGGCGAGGCCGGTTTCCAGGCGAAGGTGCTGCGCGGTGGCCTCTACGTGGGCTACCCGTTCTGGAAATACAACATCCACAAGGTGCCGCTGGTGACCGTGGCGGAAGGCCGCATCGGCTACGTGTATGCGCGTGACGGCAGCCCCTTGCCGCCTTCGCAGACGCTTGGTCGCATCGCGGACTGCAACGGCTTCCAGGACGCGGTGGCGTTCCTTGAGAACGGCGGCCAGCGCGGTCGCCAGCGCGGCATCCTGCGTGAAGGTGTGTATGCCATCAATACCGCCGTGTTCATGGTGATCACGGAAACGGGTGTGCACACCGGCCCGATCTCCGCGGAGGAGAACCGTATGGCCCAGCACTGGCTGGAGGAACTGCAACGCCAGAATGGTTTCGTGCCGGTGATCGTGGGTGATCCGACCAACAGCAAGGGCACGCCGCCGCTGCCGGGTGGCGGACTTTCCGAGTCCGACAACATCGGCGTCATCACCGTGCATGACGGCCCCACGCTGGAGGCGGGCGAGGTGATCGCCCCCGAGGTGCGCGACCCGCAGGGCAGCTCCGGCCACAATTACTTCCAGGACCCGGAGACGTTCCTCGCGCTCGGCGGTCGACGCGGCAAGCAGCTCCAGGTGCTCACGGACGGCACTTACTTCATCAACCGCTGGTTCGCCACGGTGGAGCTGAAGCCGAAGACGCTCATCCCCATCGGCTACGTGGGCGTGGTCATCGGCTACTTCGGTGGCAGTGGTGACGACGTGACGGGCTCGAACTTCCGCTACGGCGAGCAGGTGGAAACCGGCCGCCGCGGTGTCTGGAAGCAAGCGCTCACCCCGGGTAAGTACGCCCTGAACCCGTACGCGCTGAAGGTGGAGCTCGTGCCGACGGTGAACTTCGTGCTGCGCTGGATCAGCGGCCAGACGGAGAACCACAAGTACGACGAACACCTGAGCAGCATCCCTCTCATCACCGCCGACGGTTACGAGCCCCTGCTGCCGCTCAGCCTGGTGCTCCACATCGACTACCAGAAGGCCCCGCGCGTGGTGCAGCGCTTCGGTGACGTGAACCGCCTCATCAGCCAGACGCTCGATCCGATCCTGACCGCTTATTTCCGTGACGTGGCGCAGAGCAGCAACATGCTGGAGCTACTGACCCATCGCGAGGAGATCCAGCGCCGCGCCACCGAGGAGCTGGGCCGCCGTTTCGAAAGCTATGACATCAACTGTGTGGCCGTGCTGATTGGTCGTCCGGAAAGCGCCCGTGCCCACGATGGCAAGGACCCGATCGACAGCCTGTTCGACCAGCTCCGCCAGCGCCGCCTAGCCGAGGAGCAGAAGGAAACCTTCGCGAAGCAGCAGGAGGCCGCCGCGCAGCTCCGCGAGCTGAACGAGGCGCAGGCCGTGGCCGCGCGCCAAACCCACCTCACGGAAACGCAGATCGAGATCCAGGTGGCCGCGAACCGCGGTTCCGCCCAGCTTGCCGAGGCCGAGCGCATCGCGAAGCGCGAGATCGCGCTCGCCGAAGGCCAGGCCCGCGTGGCCGAGCTGAACGGCCACGGTGAGGCGCTGCGCATCCGCCAGGTGGCGGAAGCCGAAGCGTCCCGCATCGCCCAGATCGGTGAGGCGGAAGCCGAGGTCAGCCGCCAGAAGGTGTCCGCCTTCGGCGACAACCGCCTGTATGCGCTCAACCTGGTGGCCACGGAACTGGCCGACAGCAAGCAGCCGCTGGTGCCGGAGAAACTGGTGATGCTGGGTGGTGGCGGCGAAGGCGGCCAACCCGGTGCGCAGGCCGGTGTGTTCCAGGCGATGATGCAGTTGCTCACCGCGTGGGAAACGCTGAAGGAGGAACAGCCGCCCGAGGAAGAGACGCCTGCGGTGGCCGCGGAGGTCACCGAGGTGAAGACGGAAGCGGCTTGA